The following is a genomic window from Hymenobacter chitinivorans DSM 11115.
TTGCCGCTCACCCGCTGGGGTTTTCCCCACCGGATGCCCAGCAGCGCCAGGCGGTGCAGCAGGTGGCTGCGGCCCAGGTCCAGGTCTTTGCGCAAATCCAGGGCCAGGGGCTTGCGGGCGGCTTCGGGCTTGAGGCGCCAGGTTTTCTGCTGCAAAACCAGGTCCTGCTGCAAGGGCGAGGCGGGCAGCGCCTCCGGCACCTCCCCCAGCTTCTGCCCGATTACCAGCTGCTCGTGCACCAAACTTAGCGCCTCGGCGTAGCCGCCCCCGAAAATACTGATGGCCGCCTCCTCCAACTCCTCGATGCCGGGCAAAGCCAACCCGCGCACGGCGGCCAGGGCTTCGGCCAGCCGCACGCCCTCAATGGCGTGGGCCGAGGAGGCGTCGATTTGCTGCTCCCGCAGCAAGTGAGCCGCCCGCACCATCCAGTGGGTCACGACCTGCTCGTGGGGCTGGGTAAAGAGCAACTCGTACCAGGCCGGCGACAAAACGCCGGCCCCGTAGCCCGACTGCCGGGCCAGCCGCTCGTAGGTCCAGGGTACCCAGGTGGCCTGGGTGGGCACTTTTTTCAGCCCCTTGAGTTGGGCTTTGTCGGCTTTGGCATAGACGGCCAGGGTTTCGGCGCTGAGTACCGGCGCGTGCCAGGCCCCGCACACCACGGCCACCCGGGCGTAGCCCTGCTTGAGCGTGGCGCGCAGAGTTTCGCGCATGTAGGCCTCGCGCAGCAGAGTTTCCCCCGACTCGGGCTGGGCCAATTCCTCGCGCAGGGCCGTCATCATCTGCAGCACCACCTCGAAGGCATCGGCCCGGCCGGCGCTGTGCTCAATGCGCGCCTCCCACCACCGTTCCCCGTCGAGGTAACCGTCGAGGCGGGCCAGGTGGGCAATGGGGTCTAGGCGGAGCGGGGTATCTTCCAGGGGCCGTTCGGCGGTGGTTTCTTCCGGGCCCGAAACCTGCTCCCCACCGGCCGCGCTTTCCTCCGGAGCCGGGCTGAGCTCTTGCTCCACCGAATCGGGCAGGGCAAAGCGCAGAGCCTGGGGCAGGTCGAAGCAGCGCAGGTGGGCGCCCTGCTGCCGGCACCAGCGCACGGCCTGCCACTCGGGCGAAAACTCGGCGAAGGGCAGAAACGAGGCCTGCTGGTGCTGCTTGGGGTTGTACACGAGCAGGGCCACGGGCGGCAGCAAATCGGGCGTGGCGGCCAGCTCCAGCACTTTTTCCGCATCGGCGGGGCACTCCAGCAGCACGATGTCGGGCCGGAACTCGTCCAGGGCTTTGAGCAGACTGGCCGCGCTACCGGGGCCGTGGTGGCGAATACCGAAAAGGCGAAGGTCGGTGGGCATGCAAAGGGGAAATCGGTAGGAAAACAGGGCGGCACTAGTTCCTGATCAGGTTTCGGCAATGCCCGCCAGCTCCACCAAGCTATTGGCCACAAACTTAGCTTCCAACCCGTGTTCCGCATCCAGCTTGTAGCGAATGGACAGGCGCAGGGTTT
Proteins encoded in this region:
- a CDS encoding DUF5682 family protein; translation: MPTDLRLFGIRHHGPGSAASLLKALDEFRPDIVLLECPADAEKVLELAATPDLLPPVALLVYNPKQHQQASFLPFAEFSPEWQAVRWCRQQGAHLRCFDLPQALRFALPDSVEQELSPAPEESAAGGEQVSGPEETTAERPLEDTPLRLDPIAHLARLDGYLDGERWWEARIEHSAGRADAFEVVLQMMTALREELAQPESGETLLREAYMRETLRATLKQGYARVAVVCGAWHAPVLSAETLAVYAKADKAQLKGLKKVPTQATWVPWTYERLARQSGYGAGVLSPAWYELLFTQPHEQVVTHWMVRAAHLLREQQIDASSAHAIEGVRLAEALAAVRGLALPGIEELEEAAISIFGGGYAEALSLVHEQLVIGQKLGEVPEALPASPLQQDLVLQQKTWRLKPEAARKPLALDLRKDLDLGRSHLLHRLALLGIRWGKPQRVSGKSGTFHEVWELRWKPDMVLQLLEAGRWGNTVLAAASGATRHRAAQASHLGQIGELLEEALRADVGPALPALVARLETLSADTRDVVHLLTALPPLVNVLRYGNVRRTETAQVAQVVQHLVPRLCISLPRATTGLDAEAAAQLLEQVEAAHQAVRLLPDAAAQADWYAALRVISRQPSSSGLLAGAATRLLFDGQQLGAEATATALGLALAPAQATEYATAWIEGFVRGSGLLLIHHRPLFDLLDAWLSGLDEAVFQETVPLLRRSFADFTQPERQQVLALAGGPTSRPAAPVADIDLARGLQSLAGLRELLGLEA